The Salvelinus fontinalis isolate EN_2023a chromosome 9, ASM2944872v1, whole genome shotgun sequence genome has a window encoding:
- the LOC129862007 gene encoding transcription initiation factor TFIID subunit 3-like isoform X2 codes for MCESYARSLLRVSVAQICQALGWDAVQLTACDLLSDVMHRYIQQLARGCHRYSELYGRTDPVLDDVGQAFRLLGVSLSELEDYVHNLEPVGFAQQTPLFPLSKNNMLQFPQPGVGVRGDAEERKDYIPDYMPPLVSLQEEEEEALADMGTSAEAMQVPLDDTDEDMDDDEAVNDENHPVKRHLDSPDAAMGMMPTSKRPRMHPGFSPDWSMEPREPLTSLNPQRVPPGMMASHSHDSLGSMSLSPETPGPPTSFRPQPVTPGRHSDHKSHGSQGRKGPKGSSPGRPRTKSPKGVNAGGAMSGSPIRSPKSTKERKKSPCRNKSPKSPKSPKIGSGAKSGSHPQGKSEAQALGLQRLPLSALSERMGKENIHVQSLEDHELAGFVSSKLVEPGTDNADIDDSIDTVIARACAEREPDPFAFSSGCESENDGFSSPRRLTIMEPGGMPKLSLGANSMAKDLSTPLHLNAGSGPGNWTMDDSINEVIRKVNQGDPSAGQPQDESYLSSASASPPTPEPLLKMYQEKNKLICSADIKKKLKKELKTKMKKKEKGEKPKDKERDKDRGKMKEKNKDKNRDKSKDSFSKEAKMPWKDLGNKDELREHFQGQMIGFGSPEGSMIKIKSRAGGDGSGKKEKDKHKDKKKDKEKSKKDKDKREKGKDRQKISSLTPFRLGDMPVLFSPSTCLRIPSMLPPLPPILQDKDVKSKEKDKKKDKKEKKKKKDKDKEKEKEREKEREKEEKKKEKEKREKEKEKIRLEKVRVETPVTVPSPVIPRLTLRVGAGQDKILEGVPTYAEHYKGKPSRELPSDASLPDELNAFYARFETSNTEVWMRARAVQDDYVITLSVANSYQQGGREFRAAATA; via the exons ATGTGCGAGAGCTATGCCCGCTCGCTGCTGCGTGTGTCGGTGGCGCAGATCTGCCAAGCGTTGGGCTGGGATGCGGTGCAGCTCACCGCCTGCGACCTGCTTTCCGATGTTATGCACAGATATATCCAGCAGTTGGCCAGGGGTTGTCATCGATATTCGGAGCTCT ATGGGAGAACAGACCCAGTGCTGGATGACGTAGGCCAGGCATTTAGGCTGCTGGGGGTGAGTCTGTCTGAGCTGGAGGACTATGTCCACAACCTGGAGCCCGTAGGGTTCGCCCAGCAGAcgcccctcttccccctcagcaAGAACAACATGCTGCAGTTCCCTCAGCCTGGAGTGGGGGTCCGGGGGGacgcagaggagaggaaggactaCATTCCAGATTATATGCCACCTTTGGTCTCACTACAGGAAG AAGAGGAGGAAGCCCTGGCTGACATGGGCACCTCTGCTGAGGCCATGCAGGTCCCGCTGGACGATACCGACGAGGATATGGATGATGACGAGGCGGTGAACGATGAGAACCACCCTGTGAAGAGACACCTGGACAGCCCCGACGCCGCCATGGGTATGATGCCCACCTCCAAGAGGCCTCGCATGCACCCTGGCTTCAGCCCTGACTGGAGCATGGAGCCCAGGGAGCCCCTCACCTCCCTCAACCCCCAGCGTGTTCCTCCAGGCATGATGGCCTCCCACTCTCACGACAGCCTGGGTTCAATGTCTCTGTCCCCTGAGACACCTGGGCCTCCAACGTCGTTCAGACCCCAGCCGGTGACCCCCGGGAGACACTCGGATCATAAGTCACATGGCAGTCAAGGCCGCAAAGGGCCCAAAGGTTCATCCCCCGGCAGGCCACGGACTAAGTCCCCCAAGGGGGTCAACGCTGGTGGGGCTATGTCAGGCAGCCCCATCCGCTCGCCCAAATCTACCAAGGAAAGGAAAAAGTCCCCTTGTCGTAACAAGAGCCCTAAAAGTCCCAAGAGCCCCAAGATAGGCTCTGGAGCCAAGTCTGGGTCTCACCCCCAGGGCAAGTCGGAGGCTCAGGCCCTTGGCCTACAAAGGCTGCCCCTGTCAGCCCTCAGTGAGAGGATGGGGAAGGAGAATATCCACGTGCAGAGCCTGGAGGACCACGAGCTTGCAGGTTTCGTCTCTAGTAAACTCGTCGAACCTGGCACAGACAACGCCGATATCGACGACTCCATCGACACTGTGATCGCCAGGGCATGCGCAGAGCGGGAGCCCGACCCCTTCGCCTTCTCGTCGGGCTGCGAGTCGGAGAACGATGGCTTCTCCTCTCCCCGGAGGCTCACTATCATGGAGCCAGGAGGAATGCCTAAGCTCTCACTGGGAGCCAACAGCATGGCTAAAGACCTGTCCACGCCACTACACCTCAACGCAGGTAGCGGCCCCGGGAACTGGACCATGGACGACTCCATCAATGAGGTCATACGCAAGGTAAACCAGGGCGATCCCTCAGCAGGACAACCCCAGGATGAATCGTACCTCTCCTCAGCGTCCGCCTCACCCCCGACGCCGGAGCCCCTCCTCAAGATGTACCAGGAGAAGAACAAACTCATCTGCTCGGCTGACATCAAGAAGAAACTGAAGAAGGAGCTGAAGACAAAGATGAAGaagaaggagaaaggagagaaaccgaaagataaagagagggatAAGGACAGGGGGAAGATGAAAGAGAAGAACAAGGATAAGAACAGGGACAAGAGCAAAGATTCTTTCTCCAAAGAGGCCAAGATGCCATGGAAGGACCTTGGAAACAAGGACGAACTCAGGGAACACTTCCAGGGTCAGATGATAGGGTTTGGCAGTCCGGAGGGCTCCATGATCAAGATCAAGTCCCGCGCTGGAGGGGATGGCAGCGGCAAGAAGGAGAAGGACAAACACAAAGACAAGAAGAAAGACAAGGAGAAGAGCAAGAAGGACAAAGACAAGCGGGAGAAGGGCAAGGACAGGCAGAAGATATCCTCCCTCACCCCGTTCCGTTTGGGTGACATGCCTGTCCTGTTCAGCCCGTCGACGTGTCTCCGCATCCCCTCGATGTTGCCCCCTCTTCCCCCCATTCTCCAGGACAAGGATGTGAAGAGCAAGGAGAAGGACAAGAAGAAAgacaagaaggagaagaagaagaagaaagataaAGACAAGGAGAaggaaaaggagagggagaaagagagagagaaagaggagaagaagaaagagaaggagaagcgAGAGAAGGAAAAAGAGAAGATCAGACTAGAAAAG GTGAGGGTGGAGACTCCAGTGACTGTCCCGTCTCCTGTCATCCCCAGGCTGACCCTGAGGGTGGGGGCTGGACAGGACAAAAT tcttgaaggagttcccacatatgctgagcactacaaagggaaacccagccgtgaactgcccagtgacgcgagcctaccggatgagctaaatgccttttatgctcgcttcgagacaagcaacactgaagtatGGATGAGGGCACGAGCAGTTCAGGACGACTatgtgatcactctctccgtagccaat AGTTATCAGCAAGGTGGTCGTGAATTCCGAGCCGCTGCCACCGCCTAA
- the LOC129862007 gene encoding transcription initiation factor TFIID subunit 3-like isoform X1 — protein MCESYARSLLRVSVAQICQALGWDAVQLTACDLLSDVMHRYIQQLARGCHRYSELYGRTDPVLDDVGQAFRLLGVSLSELEDYVHNLEPVGFAQQTPLFPLSKNNMLQFPQPGVGVRGDAEERKDYIPDYMPPLVSLQEEEEEALADMGTSAEAMQVPLDDTDEDMDDDEAVNDENHPVKRHLDSPDAAMGMMPTSKRPRMHPGFSPDWSMEPREPLTSLNPQRVPPGMMASHSHDSLGSMSLSPETPGPPTSFRPQPVTPGRHSDHKSHGSQGRKGPKGSSPGRPRTKSPKGVNAGGAMSGSPIRSPKSTKERKKSPCRNKSPKSPKSPKIGSGAKSGSHPQGKSEAQALGLQRLPLSALSERMGKENIHVQSLEDHELAGFVSSKLVEPGTDNADIDDSIDTVIARACAEREPDPFAFSSGCESENDGFSSPRRLTIMEPGGMPKLSLGANSMAKDLSTPLHLNAGSGPGNWTMDDSINEVIRKVNQGDPSAGQPQDESYLSSASASPPTPEPLLKMYQEKNKLICSADIKKKLKKELKTKMKKKEKGEKPKDKERDKDRGKMKEKNKDKNRDKSKDSFSKEAKMPWKDLGNKDELREHFQGQMIGFGSPEGSMIKIKSRAGGDGSGKKEKDKHKDKKKDKEKSKKDKDKREKGKDRQKISSLTPFRLGDMPVLFSPSTCLRIPSMLPPLPPILQDKDVKSKEKDKKKDKKEKKKKKDKDKEKEKEREKEREKEEKKKEKEKREKEKEKIRLEKVRVETPVTVPSPVIPRLTLRVGAGQDKIVISKVVVNSEPLPPPKMPAPKTPVTKSGPGNRLQLPPPPPILPPIPSLAPPASSHLPPDSPPPAMLSPASSGKTCVRSVVTETVKTYVVRDEWGNKVWICPGCNKPDDGSPMIGCDDCDDWYHWPCVGMVSAPPEDQQWFCVKCAGKKKDKKHKKRKHKVH, from the exons ATGTGCGAGAGCTATGCCCGCTCGCTGCTGCGTGTGTCGGTGGCGCAGATCTGCCAAGCGTTGGGCTGGGATGCGGTGCAGCTCACCGCCTGCGACCTGCTTTCCGATGTTATGCACAGATATATCCAGCAGTTGGCCAGGGGTTGTCATCGATATTCGGAGCTCT ATGGGAGAACAGACCCAGTGCTGGATGACGTAGGCCAGGCATTTAGGCTGCTGGGGGTGAGTCTGTCTGAGCTGGAGGACTATGTCCACAACCTGGAGCCCGTAGGGTTCGCCCAGCAGAcgcccctcttccccctcagcaAGAACAACATGCTGCAGTTCCCTCAGCCTGGAGTGGGGGTCCGGGGGGacgcagaggagaggaaggactaCATTCCAGATTATATGCCACCTTTGGTCTCACTACAGGAAG AAGAGGAGGAAGCCCTGGCTGACATGGGCACCTCTGCTGAGGCCATGCAGGTCCCGCTGGACGATACCGACGAGGATATGGATGATGACGAGGCGGTGAACGATGAGAACCACCCTGTGAAGAGACACCTGGACAGCCCCGACGCCGCCATGGGTATGATGCCCACCTCCAAGAGGCCTCGCATGCACCCTGGCTTCAGCCCTGACTGGAGCATGGAGCCCAGGGAGCCCCTCACCTCCCTCAACCCCCAGCGTGTTCCTCCAGGCATGATGGCCTCCCACTCTCACGACAGCCTGGGTTCAATGTCTCTGTCCCCTGAGACACCTGGGCCTCCAACGTCGTTCAGACCCCAGCCGGTGACCCCCGGGAGACACTCGGATCATAAGTCACATGGCAGTCAAGGCCGCAAAGGGCCCAAAGGTTCATCCCCCGGCAGGCCACGGACTAAGTCCCCCAAGGGGGTCAACGCTGGTGGGGCTATGTCAGGCAGCCCCATCCGCTCGCCCAAATCTACCAAGGAAAGGAAAAAGTCCCCTTGTCGTAACAAGAGCCCTAAAAGTCCCAAGAGCCCCAAGATAGGCTCTGGAGCCAAGTCTGGGTCTCACCCCCAGGGCAAGTCGGAGGCTCAGGCCCTTGGCCTACAAAGGCTGCCCCTGTCAGCCCTCAGTGAGAGGATGGGGAAGGAGAATATCCACGTGCAGAGCCTGGAGGACCACGAGCTTGCAGGTTTCGTCTCTAGTAAACTCGTCGAACCTGGCACAGACAACGCCGATATCGACGACTCCATCGACACTGTGATCGCCAGGGCATGCGCAGAGCGGGAGCCCGACCCCTTCGCCTTCTCGTCGGGCTGCGAGTCGGAGAACGATGGCTTCTCCTCTCCCCGGAGGCTCACTATCATGGAGCCAGGAGGAATGCCTAAGCTCTCACTGGGAGCCAACAGCATGGCTAAAGACCTGTCCACGCCACTACACCTCAACGCAGGTAGCGGCCCCGGGAACTGGACCATGGACGACTCCATCAATGAGGTCATACGCAAGGTAAACCAGGGCGATCCCTCAGCAGGACAACCCCAGGATGAATCGTACCTCTCCTCAGCGTCCGCCTCACCCCCGACGCCGGAGCCCCTCCTCAAGATGTACCAGGAGAAGAACAAACTCATCTGCTCGGCTGACATCAAGAAGAAACTGAAGAAGGAGCTGAAGACAAAGATGAAGaagaaggagaaaggagagaaaccgaaagataaagagagggatAAGGACAGGGGGAAGATGAAAGAGAAGAACAAGGATAAGAACAGGGACAAGAGCAAAGATTCTTTCTCCAAAGAGGCCAAGATGCCATGGAAGGACCTTGGAAACAAGGACGAACTCAGGGAACACTTCCAGGGTCAGATGATAGGGTTTGGCAGTCCGGAGGGCTCCATGATCAAGATCAAGTCCCGCGCTGGAGGGGATGGCAGCGGCAAGAAGGAGAAGGACAAACACAAAGACAAGAAGAAAGACAAGGAGAAGAGCAAGAAGGACAAAGACAAGCGGGAGAAGGGCAAGGACAGGCAGAAGATATCCTCCCTCACCCCGTTCCGTTTGGGTGACATGCCTGTCCTGTTCAGCCCGTCGACGTGTCTCCGCATCCCCTCGATGTTGCCCCCTCTTCCCCCCATTCTCCAGGACAAGGATGTGAAGAGCAAGGAGAAGGACAAGAAGAAAgacaagaaggagaagaagaagaagaaagataaAGACAAGGAGAaggaaaaggagagggagaaagagagagagaaagaggagaagaagaaagagaaggagaagcgAGAGAAGGAAAAAGAGAAGATCAGACTAGAAAAG GTGAGGGTGGAGACTCCAGTGACTGTCCCGTCTCCTGTCATCCCCAGGCTGACCCTGAGGGTGGGGGCTGGACAGGACAAAAT AGTTATCAGCAAGGTGGTCGTGAATTCCGAGCCGCTGCCACCGCCTAAGATGCCAGCTCCCAAGACCCCCGTCACCAAATCTGGACCCGGCAATCGCCTTCAGCTGCCGCCGCCACCTCCAATCCTCCCTCCAATACCCTCGTTGGCACCTCCTGCATcatcccatcttccccctgaCAGCCCTCCCCCTGCCATGCTCTCCCCCGCATCCTCCGGCAAAACATGTGTACGCAGCGTGGTCACTGAAACTGTCAAGACATATGTG